The window ATTAATGATTTAGTATGACGATTTATAATATAAGTAACACTAAAACAAACGATCAAGTAAAAAAATGTTACTTATCTCTAGCATTTGTGTGTTTACTAAAAAAGGAGGAATGACTATTAAGATCAAACTTGCTAATAAAGCAAATATTGCAATTTTGCTGTTCTTGTCACTTGTTCTTACAGTGGGTGTCTGTTCAGCAGAATCAGTGACAGTACGTGGAGAGATCCTTGACAGCGGAGATGTTACTTCTATATCCTGGGACAGATCTAACTGGGGTGCACTGTATTTTGCATTGAATGATGCAGGCTCTAACACGGAATCAGTTTACTATGAGAATATCGATCCTGAGAACCCTGCAATCGGTGCAGATCCTGTTAACAATGTCATTGATAAAAAGGAACTCATCTATAGCACTCATACGTATAATAAGAAATTCATGTTGAGTAAAAAGACAGATGTTACTGTTGTTTCCACATATTCAGTCATACCATTGTTCGGTGCAAAGTATATTTCTGTCAATGATGATGCCAGTAAGATGACAACACTGATCACAGAACAGGGTGGAGGCTCAGAGAAACAGCTGATGGAAGGTGAATCCTGGGAGCTGGGTAAGGGTTACAGCCTGAAAATGGATCAGCTGGATGCAGATGCAGGTAAAGCTTTTGTTATTCTCTATAAGGATGGCGTTGAACTGGATTCTGCTATACTTGATATGGATGGGACCGATGATGACCGTGCATTTGTTGCGAAGGAATATATTGCAGGAATGGATGATGTGGTATACTTTGCTACATATCTTGAGAACACCTTCAAGGGAACTTCCGACTCTTTTGCTATAATCAAGTATACCTGGCTTATCGACAAGGATAATATAATTTCCATTGAAGAGGGAGACAAGTTTGGTCTTCTTAAATGCAGGGAAGTTTCAGAGAACTACATCAATATGTCCAACGATGAAACGATCACCCTGGAAATGAATGATGCTGTTTACTTTACTGACGACTGGTATCTCAAGACCTCTAAAGCAGGTAAGGGTACTGATGGTGGATTCCTATTCTATCCTGCAATGAATGTTGTATTTGAAACTGCAACCGAGACTGAAAAGGCTGTTGAAGTTCCGGCTTCAACCGAGATTGAGAGCGAAAACTCTGAGGAGACGACTTCTGAGGCAGATGCTTCTGTGGAAGATTATACCGTTGTTTCTTCTTCATCAGAATCTTCTTCTGAAGACTTAAGCACTGTGGAGTACGGACCTGAAGAATATGCACAGTCAGGTGAAAGTCTGCCTGGCTTTTTGTCCATAACTGCAATTGCAGGTCTTGTTTCAGCGCTTTTCATCTTGAGGCGCAAAGTTGATTGAATCTATTTATAAGTCTGATCAAAAATGTGGTGTAGTATAATGAAAAACAAATCAATTGATTGGAATGTGGTCTGGATTGAAATGATGAAGGCCAATCGAAAAGCAGATCATCAGGACCGTGGGAACTGCGCGACTCTATGGGACAGCAGGGAGAACGCAGAACGTTTCTGGAATAGGTCGCAGGAGAACAGGGGAAGGGTCGAGAAGACACTGAACGAACTTCCTCTTAAAGAAGACTCCCGTGTCCTGGACATTGGAGCCGGTCCGGGTAGTCTTGCTATCCCTCTTTCAGAGAGGGTTGGTCATGTGACTGCTGTAGAGCCGGGGAAAGGCATGATGGAACTTTTACAGGAGAACATCATCAACTCCGGAATTAGCAACATCGGCTGTGTTAACAAAAGATGGGAGGATCTGGATGTCGAAAAGGATCTTGAAGGCCCTTATGATATTGTAATCGCATCCTTCTCGCTGGGTATGCCTGATATAAAGGATGCTATAGAGAAGATGCAGCGTGTTTGCTCAGGTTACATCAACCTTTACTGGTTTGCAGGAGAGACGCCATGGGAAGAACATTCTACGAATCTGTGGCCTGCTATGTACGGGAAGGAATATTCTCCCGGCCCGAAGTGCAATGTGCTTTATAACCTGCTTTACAGTATGGGCATCTATCCGGATATGCACATTTTTCCACTTGAGTTCGTAAACTCATTTGATTCAATGGACGAAGCGTTCAATTACTTCAGTTCTCGCTACACAATTGATACAGAACAACAGGAAGCAGCTCTCAGGAACTATCTGGAAGATACACTGGAGGAGCAGGACGGCCAGTTTGTGGATCGTGGCCAGTCTACCAGGGTAAAAGTCTGGTGGGATCAGGGGGCGATGGATTGAAAGCATTGCTCTGTGGAAAAGGCGGCTGTGGCAAAAGCACACTTACTGCTCTGATCGCCAGGTCACTTTCTGACAGGGGTTGTAACGTCCTTGTTATTGATAATGATGAATCCAATTTTGGTCTGCACAGGCAATTGGGTCTGGAATTACCGGATGATCTCCTGAACTTTATGGGAGGAAAGAAGGACCTCATCGGAAAGATGATGGAAGCCTTTCCAAAGGGTGAAAAACTAACCCTTTTCGACCACAAATGGGAGATCCCGACCATCCCTGAGGGCTATGTCAGCAGAAAGGATAATGTGTCATTGATGGCAGTTGGTAAGATCCATGAATTCGGGGAGGGTTGTGCATGTCCCATGGGGGCTCTTGCAAAACAGCTGATACAGAATATAAATCTCGATGACGATGATTTTGTTCTCGTTGATACGGAGGCTGGAATTGAACACTTTGGCAGGGGTGTGGAAGAAGGATGTGATGTTCTTTTCATGGTTGTTGACCCTTCCTACGAATCCATACGTCTTTCTGAAAAGATCAGTGAGCTTGCAGCAAAAGCCGGAAAACAGCTTTACTATATACTGAACAGGGCTGAGGGCGCAGGCAGGGAAATATTGTGCTGTGGCATTCCCGAAGATAGGATCATCTCTACCGTTCCTATTCATGAGTCCGTCTTCAAGGCGGGTCTTCTGGGAGATGAGTTCCTGACCTCAGTTCCTGAGGTTGATCTGGTTGCTGATTTTTTGATAGAACTTAAGTCAAAATAAGATCTGAAAAACGAAGTCTCTGACTTCATGTAATTTTTGGAGGATTCCAATGAAATTTAACAAATCGATTATCTACTTAGCTCTGCTTATGATCGCAGGGTCTGTGTTATCCCCCGTAGCCCTTGCTGCGGAGGGAGATATTCTGGAGATCAAACGTAACGTTCCTTCCGCTCTGCCATCCGGAAGCAGCGTTGAGATAACACTTGAAATTTCAGGTGAGACACCTTTTATGGTTGGTATTGTGGAGACAATACCTGAAGGTTTTTCTTTTCCTGATGACGATTCCGAGGTATCGGATGCAAGTCATTTCAAAGTTGACAGGAATGCAGGTAAGATCGCTTTTTCTGTAAGCAATGAAAATGAGATTACATACAAGGTGATTCCTTCCGGAACCGTTGAGTACACATTTGAAGGATATTGGGTTGATATGCTTTTCCAGACCCAGGAGCTCAACGAAGGGAAGGAAAGATGGATTCCGGTAACTGATCCGAACGCTGATCCTGCGACCTTTTCTGCTTCAGAAGTTTGCACGTCCGTTTCAGAAGGATCTGAGGCAGCTTCTACTTCCAATGCACCTGGTTTTGGAGTATCTGTTGCTTCATTGGCGATCATTGGTTGCATGCTTGTTTTCCGAAGATATAATTCCAGGGGTAATAAAAAATGAGATACATACCAAAGTTCTTAGCTGGAACATTAATGATCACATGTTTGGTCGTTTCAATAATGAGTGCAGCAGCATTACCTTCAGTTCTTCCATGTGACAATGGCGATAACATCCTTACAGATGATGAGGTTTCAGGTGCTATTTGTGATTACATGCTCGATGACAGTTCATATTCACTTGATGATGTAGGCGATGCTTCATACATACTGACTTTCTGGGAAGGAAAGCCAAAGTCGGTCACTGACAGCCATGAACGTGTAGTGACCTTCTACAGGCCTGTAGAGAGGATAATCACAACCAATCCTGACAATTCCAGGATGGTCATTGCTCTTGGCGATCTTGATAAAATAGTCTCCACCGACGAATGCACTCGTTCCGGATGTGTTCTTCCAAGAGATGCAAATGATGAGAAAATAGCGAAGAATGCCTGGCAATCCCTCCGGATATATGAAGGAGGTCAGCTCGACGATCTTCCTGAAACAAATACCCGTAAAGAGATTGATTATGAGACAATGGCAATTCTTAAGCCGGATGTTGTTTTCGATGCGACCTGGTACAACAGGGGAGACCTTATCGAAGAGAAGGTAGGTTGTCCATGTGTTGATGCAGGTGCAGGTTTTACTTTTGCTGAAAGCTATGATCACATCAGTTTGCTGGGTAATGTTCTGGATCAGCAGGACAGGGCAGTTGAACTGGAGGATTATGTTAGTTCAAAGGTTGACATGATCGCATCCGTGACCTCACAGATTGAGGAAAATGAGAAGCCAACGGTCTACTTTGCGCCAAGAGGGGCAAAAAAAGGTTTCTACGATGCTGTTGAGGGAAGAGACTTTACCCGCACAGAAGCTGTTTATGAGCCTCTGGATATTGCAGGTGGTATTAACGTTGCAAGGGAATGTACAGGTGAGAATGTCAATGTTCCTCCTGAACAGATCGTTGCCTGGAAGCCTGATTACATATTTGTCGCATGGTCTTCAACCTCAACATTTGGAGAACCCAATGGTGTTGATTTTGTAATGGAGACAGCTGAACTTTCAGAGATTCCTGCTGTGTCTGAAAACAATGTCTACTCCTGTGTCTATCCATATTGCAGAGGGCGACCTCTGGACAGGAGTCTTTTGAACATGATGTACATGGCAAAATGCCTGCATCCCGAAGAGTTCAGTGACCTTGACCTGGAAGAGGAAGGAAACGAGGTATACCGCCAGATCCTGGGGATTGATGGTGTATACACCGAAATGGCAGAATACCAGCCTTTCCTGAAGGAGATCAATTGATCCGGTCTGTTTGCCGGAGCAAGGACTTATAGAGGATATGGGGTGGTAGCCTTTGAAATTTCCAACCCCATATGGTCTTCTCATATCCTCTTTTGTCCAGATGCGGTGAGAATATGAAAGAAAATTTCAATAAACAACGTGATTCCGGACTGGAAAATACTGATATTCCAGGTTCAGGGACGAGTACCCAAGTGAGGGAAAGTTACCACCGTTATGTGGGGAAAAAACTTGTTTTCCTTGTTTCAATGTTATTTCTGGTAACCTTACTTTCAGCATTTATAGTTACAATTGGTCCTCTTGAGATCTCAATTCCGGATGTCTACAAAATATTGATCTCCAGTTTATTTCCCGGTTATTTTGTGAGTGAAGAGCTACCTTCACAGATCGTATGGAACATTCGTCTTCCACGTATCGTTGCCGGTATAATGGCAGGTTTCGGGCTGGGTATCTGCGGTTGTGTAATGCAGGCGGTACTTAAGAACCCGCTTGCAAGTCCATTCACTCTGGGTATCTCTTCGGGGGCAAATTTTGGTGTGGCAGTGGCAGCTGTGATGGGTGTAGGTGTTATTGGAGGTCCATATCTTATGGTGGGAAATGCCTTCCTTTTTGCAATGTTATGTGCACTGTTCATAATTGCGCTTGCAAGCTTTAAAGGTGCAACTTCCGAGACCCTGATCCTTGCAGGTATTGCGATAAATTATCTTTTTGGATCCCTCAGTGACCTTTTCCGCTATTTTGCAACGGATGAACAATTGAGAGTTATGGTAAGCTGGGGTATGGGTGACCTGTCCGCTTTTTCATGGAGCAACTTTGCACTTCTGCTTGGTGTATTTGTTTTTTGCACACCTTTACTCTACCTGAAGGCAAACGATCTGAATATAATGGCAATCGGTGATGAAAACGCTAAAAGCCTTGGTATAGATGCAAACCGGGTAAGAATGTTCAGTATGCTTCTTGCCAGTCTTCTTATAGCGACTGTAGTCTGTTTTACGGGAACTATCGCTTTTATAGGACTGGTTGCACCCCATATGGCACGCATGGTCATAGGTTCGGACCACAAATACCTGTTTCCTGCATCCGGCCTGCTTGGGGCTCTCATATTGATCTCAGCGGACGCTACCGGTATGAATATACTCAGACCCACAATGATACCGACGGGTATTATGACATCTCTGCTTGGAGTGCCGTTCTTCATGTATCTTATACTTAAAAGGAAAAAGAAGGAGTTCTGGTAATATGGTGAAAGTAAAGATCAAAGACATGTGTTTTGGCTATGCCAGTACACCAATATTGGAAGATGTGTCTGTTGATATCCACAGATCAAGCTTTGTGAGCCTTGTAGGTCCCAACGGGGCTGGCAAATCGACTATGCTAAAATGCATGAACAAGATATTGATGCCTGATTCAGGCGATATACACATCGATGGATGCAATTTGAAAAACATGAAGCGTATGGAAATTGCAAGGAATCTTGCTTATGTTCCCCAGAGTTCTAACAGGGTATTTCCTACAACGGTCTTTGAGACTGTATTGATGGGAAGAAGGCCGCATATTGGCTGGTTCAGTAATGAAGAGGACAAGGAAAAGGTCTGGCAGGTGCTTGAGGAAATGGGTATTGATGATCTGGCCCTATGCAGCTTTGATGAGCTTAGTGGCGGTCAGCAACAAAAGATCCTCATTGCAAGGGCACTGGCACAGGATACAGGTGTTATTCTACTTGATGAACCCACCAGCAACCTGGATATCTGGCATCAACTGGATGTCATGGAGAGCGTGCAAAAGCTTGTAAAGGAAAAGAAGGTCACAGCCTTAATGGCTGTACACGACCTGAATCTGGCTTCCAGATATTCCGATCAGATCCTGATGATGAAAGATGGTAAAGTTGTTTCTGCAGGTGAGCCTTGTAAGGTTCTTACAACTGAGAACATAGCAAAGGTCTATGGAGTTGAAGCGCACGTACACAGTCATGCAGAAACGCCTTATGTTATGCCACTTAAGCAACTTAATATTGGTATTGGTATCTGAAATCTTTGATTAATTTTTTCCATATATATTATGGAAATAATGTCAGATTTAATTCTCCTCCCATCTTTTTTATTTTTTTCTCTTAGCAATTTGTATTATCAACACAACAGACACATCATCATAATTATCATAGAATGCAATAGTTTTATATACTAGCTACTTTATAGTAGTATTTAGGCAAGACCGAAGAAAATCATATCGTACCACCACCACCACAAACTGATTTTTTATTGGTCATTCCATCACGGTCTTGCTATTACTCTTCATTCCGTTCTTCTCCTCAGGTTTCTTATCATTTTAAATTATTATCTATTTAGTTTAAAACAAAAACGATTTCGGAAGTTATATATAATAAATAATATATTCTAGTAGTCGAGCAAGATCGTAAAATCATATTGTACCACCACTACTAACTGATTTTGTTGGTTATTCCATCACCGGTCTTGCTATCCTTTTCATTCTATCCTTTCTTCAGGTATATTTATTCATATATGATAGCCAAAGCTATATCCTGGATATACTGTCATAAATATTAGTAAATAAAAAATGAGTGCCGGAAATTCCGGCATGTGAATTATAGTGCTCTCAGTCTTCCATGGCTTCGTCTGCTGTCATTCCACCGTGTACGACCTTTGAGATCCTGGTCACAAGTCTTGTTGGATTGTCGGACTGGAAAACGTTCCTGCCCATTGCGACACCCTTGCAGCCGACCTGGAGCGCATCGTAGACCATTTCGAGTATCTCCTTTTCGGTGTCCATCTGCGGACCGCCTGCGATCACTACAGGGACCGGACAGCCATCAATTACCTC of the Methanococcoides sp. LMO-2 genome contains:
- a CDS encoding P-loop NTPase, with product MKALLCGKGGCGKSTLTALIARSLSDRGCNVLVIDNDESNFGLHRQLGLELPDDLLNFMGGKKDLIGKMMEAFPKGEKLTLFDHKWEIPTIPEGYVSRKDNVSLMAVGKIHEFGEGCACPMGALAKQLIQNINLDDDDFVLVDTEAGIEHFGRGVEEGCDVLFMVVDPSYESIRLSEKISELAAKAGKQLYYILNRAEGAGREILCCGIPEDRIISTVPIHESVFKAGLLGDEFLTSVPEVDLVADFLIELKSK
- a CDS encoding S-layer protein domain-containing protein, yielding MTIKIKLANKANIAILLFLSLVLTVGVCSAESVTVRGEILDSGDVTSISWDRSNWGALYFALNDAGSNTESVYYENIDPENPAIGADPVNNVIDKKELIYSTHTYNKKFMLSKKTDVTVVSTYSVIPLFGAKYISVNDDASKMTTLITEQGGGSEKQLMEGESWELGKGYSLKMDQLDADAGKAFVILYKDGVELDSAILDMDGTDDDRAFVAKEYIAGMDDVVYFATYLENTFKGTSDSFAIIKYTWLIDKDNIISIEEGDKFGLLKCREVSENYINMSNDETITLEMNDAVYFTDDWYLKTSKAGKGTDGGFLFYPAMNVVFETATETEKAVEVPASTEIESENSEETTSEADASVEDYTVVSSSSESSSEDLSTVEYGPEEYAQSGESLPGFLSITAIAGLVSALFILRRKVD
- a CDS encoding ABC transporter substrate-binding protein produces the protein MRYIPKFLAGTLMITCLVVSIMSAAALPSVLPCDNGDNILTDDEVSGAICDYMLDDSSYSLDDVGDASYILTFWEGKPKSVTDSHERVVTFYRPVERIITTNPDNSRMVIALGDLDKIVSTDECTRSGCVLPRDANDEKIAKNAWQSLRIYEGGQLDDLPETNTRKEIDYETMAILKPDVVFDATWYNRGDLIEEKVGCPCVDAGAGFTFAESYDHISLLGNVLDQQDRAVELEDYVSSKVDMIASVTSQIEENEKPTVYFAPRGAKKGFYDAVEGRDFTRTEAVYEPLDIAGGINVARECTGENVNVPPEQIVAWKPDYIFVAWSSTSTFGEPNGVDFVMETAELSEIPAVSENNVYSCVYPYCRGRPLDRSLLNMMYMAKCLHPEEFSDLDLEEEGNEVYRQILGIDGVYTEMAEYQPFLKEIN
- a CDS encoding class I SAM-dependent methyltransferase codes for the protein MKNKSIDWNVVWIEMMKANRKADHQDRGNCATLWDSRENAERFWNRSQENRGRVEKTLNELPLKEDSRVLDIGAGPGSLAIPLSERVGHVTAVEPGKGMMELLQENIINSGISNIGCVNKRWEDLDVEKDLEGPYDIVIASFSLGMPDIKDAIEKMQRVCSGYINLYWFAGETPWEEHSTNLWPAMYGKEYSPGPKCNVLYNLLYSMGIYPDMHIFPLEFVNSFDSMDEAFNYFSSRYTIDTEQQEAALRNYLEDTLEEQDGQFVDRGQSTRVKVWWDQGAMD
- a CDS encoding ABC transporter ATP-binding protein; the encoded protein is MVKVKIKDMCFGYASTPILEDVSVDIHRSSFVSLVGPNGAGKSTMLKCMNKILMPDSGDIHIDGCNLKNMKRMEIARNLAYVPQSSNRVFPTTVFETVLMGRRPHIGWFSNEEDKEKVWQVLEEMGIDDLALCSFDELSGGQQQKILIARALAQDTGVILLDEPTSNLDIWHQLDVMESVQKLVKEKKVTALMAVHDLNLASRYSDQILMMKDGKVVSAGEPCKVLTTENIAKVYGVEAHVHSHAETPYVMPLKQLNIGIGI
- a CDS encoding iron ABC transporter permease, giving the protein MKENFNKQRDSGLENTDIPGSGTSTQVRESYHRYVGKKLVFLVSMLFLVTLLSAFIVTIGPLEISIPDVYKILISSLFPGYFVSEELPSQIVWNIRLPRIVAGIMAGFGLGICGCVMQAVLKNPLASPFTLGISSGANFGVAVAAVMGVGVIGGPYLMVGNAFLFAMLCALFIIALASFKGATSETLILAGIAINYLFGSLSDLFRYFATDEQLRVMVSWGMGDLSAFSWSNFALLLGVFVFCTPLLYLKANDLNIMAIGDENAKSLGIDANRVRMFSMLLASLLIATVVCFTGTIAFIGLVAPHMARMVIGSDHKYLFPASGLLGALILISADATGMNILRPTMIPTGIMTSLLGVPFFMYLILKRKKKEFW